One Micropterus dolomieu isolate WLL.071019.BEF.003 ecotype Adirondacks linkage group LG23, ASM2129224v1, whole genome shotgun sequence DNA window includes the following coding sequences:
- the LOC123963010 gene encoding GTPase IMAP family member 1-like has product MKSIVEASPGSHAFVIVVRLGRISDADIKLFDRDALQYCMVLFTHGDELGADASRNRRIVLLGRPGGGKSSSGNTILGSQKFTSGCGFDPVSTETVSGSATVGGRQVTVVDTPGFTDEVLSPEQLYLELMKSIVEASPGPHAFIIVVRLGRITAADVKLFELLPKLFDRDALQYSMVLFTHEDQLGGRSIDQEIQSNIDVKNLVSMCGGRFCVFNNKGSRSREQVRKFLNTVDEMVTANGGQHYTNDMFRMAETFFKEQRNLFHCVEYLLLRWWRAAETERILLELIDVEQQLLLMKLLNPEKASEETVCTTLEPVEAEEERRAGNA; this is encoded by the exons ATGAAGTCTATAGTAGAGGCCAGTCCAGGATCACATGCCTTCGTCATCGTGGTCAGACTGGGCAGAATCTCTGACGCAGACATCAAACTGTTTGACAGAGATGCCCTTCAATACTGCATGGTGCTTTTCACTCATGGAGACGAGCTAGGCG CTGATGCTTCCAGAAACAGGAGGATCGTGCTGCTCGGTCGACCTGGAGGAGGGAAGAGTTCTTCAGGAAACACCATCCTGGGATCTCAGAAGTTCACATCAGGCTGCGGCTTTGATCCAGTCAGTACAGAGACCGTCTCTGGGTCAGCCACAGTGGGGGGTCGTCAGGTCACAGTGGTGGACACTCCAGGATTCACTGATGAAGTTCTGTCCCCTGAACAGCTGTACCTGGAGCTCATGAAGTCTATAGTAGAGGCCAGTCCAGGACCACATGCCTTCATCATCGTGGTCAGACTGGGCAGAATCACAGCAGCAGACGTTAAACTGTTTGAGCTACTTCCTAAACTGTTTGACAGAGATGCTCTTCAGTACTCCATGGTGCTTTTCACTCATGAAGACCAACTAGGCGGTCGGTCCATTGATCAGGAGATCCAGTCCAACATAGATGTAAAAAATCTGGTCTCCATGTGTGGTGGTAGATTCTGTGTGTTTAACAACAAAGGCAGCAGAAGCAGAGAGCAGGTTAGAAAGTTCCTGAACACAGTAGATGAGATGGTCACAGCTAATGGTGGACAGCACTACACCAATGACATGTTCAGGATGGCTGAGACCTTCTTTAAGGAACAGAGGAACCT GTTCCACTGTGTTGAGTatcttcttcttcgttggtgGAGGGCGGCTGAAACTGAGCGGATCTTGTTGGAGCTGATtgatgttgaacagcagttacttttaaTGAAATTACTGAACCCAGAGAAGGCGTCAGAGGAGACGGTCTGTACGACTCTTGAACCAgttgaggcagaagaagaaagacGAGCCGGGAATGCGTAG